A genomic stretch from Patagioenas fasciata isolate bPatFas1 chromosome 8, bPatFas1.hap1, whole genome shotgun sequence includes:
- the NANOS1 gene encoding nanos homolog 1: MEAFPGGKLEQHRHLPPVECLPGARYGGRSHSACGNVFNSWNDYLGLATLITKAVRPGKGFGAEPPSVVVAAAVPPAEEEEEEEEEEEEAAGPYFDSALDLHDLDLCGHHHHHHHHGEGLLEERFADFSPFPGRGGPAAVVLDCSGEHPGREGSAHAWGGLVVAGRLPTHPRAASRLLKPELQVCVFCRNNKEAVALYTTHILKGPDGRVLCPVLRRYTCPLCGASGDNAHTIKYCPLSKMQAARQLKHTRTALGKKGR; this comes from the coding sequence ATGGAGGCTTTTCCCGGCGGCAAGCTGGAGCAGCACCGGCACCTCCCGCCCGTGGAGTGCCTGCCGGGCGCCCGCTACGGCGGCCGGAGCCACAGCGCCTGCGGGAACGTCTTCAACTCCTGGAACGACTACCTGGGGCTGGCCACGCTCATCACCAAGGCAGTGCGCCCCGGAAAGGGCTTCGGCGCCGAGCCCCCCTCGGTGGTGGTGGCGGCGGCCGTGCCAccggccgaggaggaggaggaggaggaagaagaggaggaggaggcggcggggccgtaCTTTGACAGCGCGCTGGACTTGCACGACCTGGACCTGTGCGGGcatcaccaccatcaccaccaccacggcGAGGGGCTTCTGGAGGAGCGCTTCGCCGACTTTAGTCCGTTCCCCGggcgcggcggccccgccgctgTGGTGTTGGACTGCTCGGGGGAGCACCCGGGCCGGGAGGGCTCGGCCCACGCGTGGGGCGGGCTGGTGGTGGCAGGGCGGCTGCCGACCCACCCGCGGGCCGCGTCCCGGCTGCTCAAACCCGAGCTGCAGGTCTGCGTCTTCTGTCGGAACAACAAGGAGGCCGTGGCCCTCTACACCACCCACATCCTCAAGGGACCCGACGGCCGCGTCCTCTGCCCGGTGCTGCGGCGCTACACCTGCCCCCTTTGCGGTGCCAGCGGCGACAATGCCCACACCATCAAGTACTGTCCCCTCTCCAAAATGCAGGCGGCCAGACAGCTCAAACACACCCGGACCGCCCTGGGGAAGAAGGGCCGTTAA
- the EIF3A gene encoding eukaryotic translation initiation factor 3 subunit A produces MPVYFQRPENALKRANEFLEVGKKQPALDVLYDVMKSKKHRTWQKIHEPIMLKYLELCVDLRKSHLAKEGLYQYKNICQQVNIKSLEDVVRAYLKLAEEKTEAAKEESQQMVLDIEDLDNIQTPESVLLSAVSGEDTQDRTDRLLLTPWVKFLWESYRQCLDLLRNNSRVERLYHDIAQQAFKFCLQYTRKAEFRKLCDNLRMHLGQIQRHHNQSTAINLNNPESQSMHLETRLVQLDSAISMELWQEAFKAVEDIHGLFALSKKPPKPQLMANYYHKVSTVFWKSGNALFHASTLHRLYHLSREMRKNLTQEEMQRMSTRVLLATLSIPITPERTDIARLLDMDGIIVEKQRRLATLLGLQAPPTRASLINDMVRFNVVQYVVPEVKELYNWLEVDFHPLKLCSRVSKVLNWVKDQAEKEPELQLYVPHLQNNTILRLLQQVAQIYQSIEFSRLCTLVPFVDAFQLERCIVDAARHCDLQVRLDHTTRTLSFGSDLNYCTREDAPLGPQLQSMPSEQIRNQLTAMSSALAKALAVIKPPHLLQEKEEQHQQAVTAFLKNSRKEHQRILARRQTIEERKERLESLNIQREKEELEQREAELQKVRKAEEERLRQEAKEREKERILQEHEQIKKKTVRERLEQIKKTELGAKAFKDIDIEDLEELDPDFIMAKQVEQLEKEKKELQERLKNQEKKIDYFERAKRLEEIPLIKTAYEEQRVHDMELWEQQEEERITTLQLEREKALEHKNRLSRMLEDRDLFEARLKASRRTVYEDKLKQFQERLAEERRNRLEERKKQRKEERRITYYREKEEEEQRLREEQLLKEREEKERIEREKREQEQREYQERVKKLEELEKKKRQREMEIEERERRREEERRGLDDPFSRKESRWGDRESESSWRRGGEPESEWRRAPLERDWRRGEPRDDDRSFRRGDDLPRRGDDLPRRGDDLPRRGAAEEKERPSTESTEDRPPRREGDEDRPPRREGDEDRPPRRGLDEDRPPRRGLDDDRGSWRAADDDRGPRRGMDDDRGPRRGMDDDRGPRRGMDDDRPPRRALDDDRPPRRALDDDRPPRRGLDDDRGSWRAADDDRGPRRGMDDDRPPRRALDDDRPPRRGLDDDRGSWRAADDDRGPRRGMDDDRGPRRGMDDDRGPRRGMDDDRGPRRGMDDDRGPRRGMDDDRMSRRDDDRGPWRSADDDRLSRRDDDRGPWRGSDDSRPGPWRPFGKPGGWREREKAREDSWGPPRESRAPGDREWDRDRDRDENEKEREFDRERDFDRDDRFRRPRDDAGWRRGPAEETSSWRDLSRREEWDRGGRDMRDRRADDREPPLRRPPLRSDREEPSSWRRADDRREERGEERETVRRSAPAPAAPPASAPPPAAKDRERDGEKEKGSWKTEKEREPLRRTKNETDEEGWTTVRR; encoded by the exons TGTTCTTTTGAGTGCTGTGAGTGGAGAAGACACTCAGGATCGTACTGACCGACTGCTTTTGACACCCTGGGTTAAATTTTTGTGGGAATCCTATAGACAGTGTTTGGATCTTCTACGAAATAATTCTCGAGTGGAACGCCTGTACCATGATATCGCACAGCAAG CTTTTAAGTTCTGCCTGCAGTACACGCGGAAAGCCGAGTTCCGCAAACTCTGCGATAACCTGCGCATGCATTTGGGGCAGATCCAGCGCCATCACAACCAAAGCACAGCGATCAACCTCAACAATCCCGAAAGTCAGTCGATGCACCTGGAGACCAGGCTGGTGCAGCTCGACAGTGCTATCAGCATGGAGCTCTGGCAG gaagCTTTCAAAGCAGTGGAAGATATTCATGGGCTATTTGCACTGTCTAAGAAACCACCCAAACCACAACTGATGGCAAATTATTATCACAAAGTCTCAACCGTCTTCTGGAAATCAGGAAATGCTCTTTTTCATGCATCCACGCTTCACCGACTTTATCACTTATCAAGAGAAATGCGGAAGAATCTCACACAAGAGGAGATGCAGAG GATGTCTACTCGAGTTCTTCTGGCCACTCTGTCAATTCCTATAACTCCTGAGAGAACAGATATTGCTCGTCTTCTGGACATGGATGGCATCATTGTTGAGAAACAGCGACGTCTGGCAACGCTGTTGGGTCTGCAGGCTCCACCAACCCGTGCCAGTCTCATTAATGATATG GTGAGGTTCAACGTAGTGCAATATGTTGTTCCAGAAGTGAAAGAACTTTACAATTGGCTTGAAGTAGACTTCCACCCACTCAAGTTATGTAGCCGTGTCAGCAAG GTTCTGAACTGGGTGAAGGACCAAGCTGAAAAGGAACCTGAACTGCAGCTGTATGTTCCACACCTGCAAAACAATACCATTCTTCGCCTTCTGCAGCAG GTGGCCCAGATTTATCAAAGCATTGAATTTTCTCGTCTGTGTACCCTGGTTCCTTTTGTTGATGCTTTCCAGCTGGAACGTTGTATTGTTGATGCAGCCAGACATTGTGACTTACAA gttCGCCTTGATCATACCACCCGGACACTGAGTTTTGGCTCAGATTTGAATTACTGTACTAGAGAAGATGCTCCACTGGGCCCTCAACTCCAAAGCATGCCTTCTGAGCAAATTAGAAATCAATTGACTGCTATGTCCTCAGCTCTGGCTAAGGCTCTTGCAGTCATTAAGCCTCCTCATTTACTG CAAGAGAAGGAAGAACAGCATCAGCAGGCAGTCACTGCCTTCTTAAAAAATTCGAGGAAGGAGCATCAGCGTATTCTTGCACGTCGTCAAACtatagaggaaagaaaagagcGCCTTGAAAGTTTGAACATTCAGCGTGAAAAGGAAGAACTGGAACAGCGTGAAGCAGAATTGCAAAAAGTCCGGAAAGCTGAGGAAGAGAGACTGCGCCAGGAGgccaaggaaagagagaaggagcgGATTCTGCAAGAGCATGAGCAGATCAAAAAGAAGACTGTTCGTGAGCGCTTGGAGCAGATTAAGAAGACTGAACTGGGAGCCAAAGCATTTAAAGATATTGATATTGAG GATCTTGAAGAACTGGATCCTGACTTCATTATGGCTAAACAAGTTGAacagctggaaaaagaaaagaaggaacttCAGGAACGTCTGAAGAATCAGGAGAAAAAG ATTGACTATTTTGAAAGAGCGAAGCGCTTAGAAGAAATTCCTTTGATAAAGACTGCGTACGAAGAGCAAAGAGTGCATGATATGGAGCTCTGGGAGCAACAGGAAGAAGAAAGG ATCACCACTTTGCAGTTGGAGCGTGAGAAAGCCCTTGAGCATAAGAACAGACTCTCAAGGATGTTGGAGGACAGAGACTTATTTGAAGCCAGGCTCAAAGCATCACGACGAACAGTTTATGAG GATAAACTCAAGCAGTTCCAGGAGCGGTTGGCAGAAGAGAGGCGAAATCGTTTGGAGGAACGCAAGAAACAACGCAAAGAAGAGCGGCGCATTACTTACTacagagaaaaggaggaagaagagcaaAGATTGCGAGAGGAACAGCTGCTGAAAG AGCGTGAGGAAAAGGAACGCATTGAGCGTGAGAAACGTGAGCAAGAACAGCGCGAATACCAGGAACGTGTCAAAAAgctggaagaactggagaagaaaaaacGTCAAAGAGAAATGGAGATAGAAGAAAGGGAGCGTCGTcgagaagaggaaaggagaggtcTGGATGACCCATTTTCAAGAAAG GAATCTCGTTGGGGTGACAGGGAGTCTGAAAGCTCTTGGAGAAGAGGTGGAGAGCCAGAATCCGAGTGGCGACGAGCACCATTGGAAAG AGATTGGCGTCGAGGAGAACCAAGAGATGATGACAGATCTTTCCGACGAGGGGATGATCTGCCCCGACGAGGAGATGATCTGCCGCGGCGAGGGGATGATCTGCCACGACGTGGCGCTGCAGAAGAAAAGGAACGTCCTTCTACGGAATCAACGGAGGACAGGCCGCCTAGACGTGAAGGGGACGAAGACAGGCCACCTAGACGTGAAGGGGACGAGGACAGGCCGCCCAGACGTGGTTTGGATGAGGACAGGCCACCCAGGCGTGGTTTGGATGATGACAGAGGCAGCTGGCGGGCTGCAGATGACGACCGGGGTCCCAGGCGTGGAATGGATGATGACAGAGGACCCAGGCGTGGAATGGATGATGACAGAGGACCCAGGCGTGGAATGGATGATGACAGACCGCCCAGACGTGCTTTGGATGATGACAGGCCACCCAGACGTGCTTTGGATGATGACAGGCCACCCAGACGCGGCTTGGACGACGACAGAGGCAGTTGGCGTGCGGCAGATGACGACAGAGGACCCAGGCGTGGAATGGATGACGACAGACCGCCCAGACGGGCTTTGGATGACGACAGGCCACCCAGGCGTGGGCTGGATGATGACCGGGGCAGCTGGCGTGCCGCAGATGACGACAGAGGTCCCAGGCGCGGGATGGATGACGACAGAGGTCCCAGGCGCGGAATGGATGACGACAGAGGTCCCAGGCGCGGAATGGATGACGACAGAGGTCCCAGGCGCGGAATGGATGACGACAGAGGTCCCAGGCGCGGGATGGATGATGACAGGATGTCAAGGCGTGATGATGACAGGGGACCATGGCGCAGTGCAGATGATGACAGGCTCTCCAGACGAGATGATGACAGAGGTCCATGGCGTGGTAGTGATGATTCAAGGCCAGGTCCTTGGAGACCATTTGGTAAACCag GGGGATGGAGAGAGCGAGAAAAGGCCCGTGAGGACAGCTGGGGACCTCCCCGCGAGTCCAGAGCTCCTGGGGACCGGGAGTGGGATCGAGACAGAGATCGGGATGAAAACGAGAAAGAGCGTGAATTTGACAGAGAGAGAGATTTCGATCGAGATGATCGTTTCAGGCGTCCCAG GGATGATGCTGGTTGGAGAAGAGGCCCAGCTGAGGAAACTTCTAGCTGGAGAGATTTAAGTCGTCGTGAAGAGTGGGACAGAGGTGGCCGTGACATGAGAGATCGACGCGCTGATGACAGAGAGCCACCCCTCAGAAGACCACCGCTCAGATCTGACCGGGAAGAGC CGAGCTCCTGGCGGCGTGCTGACGATAGGAGAGAAGAACGTGGAGAAGAACGTGAAACAGTTCGGCGatcagctcctgctcctgctgctcctccagcGTCTGCTCCCCCGCCAGCAGCAAAAGATCgagaaagagatggggagaaggagaagggttcCTGGAAAACTGAAAAGGAGCGGGAGCCCCTTCGTCGCACTAAAAACGAGACAGATGAAGAAGGGTGGACCACTGTACGACGTTAA